In Candidatus Endomicrobium procryptotermitis, the following proteins share a genomic window:
- the serS gene encoding serine--tRNA ligase, whose translation MLDIKIIRENVEEVVKAMKSRNQDINFEQLLDWDNTRKTIIANVEQLRLKRNKESEEIGSLKREGKYPPQELLEEINQIRDKIQKQEKYLLMIESQMEDFLLRVPNIPDESVPSGKNETNNKIVRLVGNTIRHPFKSKRHWEIGEKLGILDFETASKISGSRFAILKNEGCALERAIISFFIDTHKAKGYTEIMTPYLVNQASMKGTGQLPKFEEDAFKCANDDLYLIPTAEVPVTNIYRDNVLEESALPKKYVSYSACFRREAGSYGKDTKGLIRNHQFNKVELVKFVKPENSMDELESLVIDAGNVLELIGLPYRVSLLCTGDTGFASSKTYDLEVWLAGDAEYREISSCSNFKDFQARRMNIKIKYKEGKKRDFLHTLNGSGVAVGRTFAAILENFQQEDGSVIIPEVLRKYTGFDIIKPK comes from the coding sequence ATGTTAGATATTAAAATTATAAGGGAAAATGTTGAAGAAGTCGTAAAAGCAATGAAATCTAGAAACCAAGATATTAATTTTGAGCAGCTTCTTGATTGGGATAATACGAGAAAAACGATAATTGCCAACGTTGAACAGCTTAGACTTAAAAGAAACAAAGAATCGGAAGAAATAGGCAGCCTGAAAAGAGAAGGCAAATATCCTCCGCAAGAACTGCTTGAAGAAATAAACCAAATAAGAGACAAAATTCAGAAACAGGAAAAATATTTGCTTATGATTGAAAGCCAGATGGAAGATTTTTTGCTGCGTGTTCCAAACATTCCTGATGAGAGCGTGCCATCTGGAAAAAATGAAACGAATAATAAAATAGTTCGTCTTGTAGGAAATACTATAAGGCATCCTTTTAAATCTAAACGACATTGGGAAATAGGAGAAAAACTCGGAATTTTGGATTTTGAAACAGCGTCAAAAATTTCCGGTTCACGTTTTGCCATTTTAAAGAATGAAGGCTGTGCTCTCGAGAGGGCTATTATAAGTTTTTTTATTGACACGCATAAAGCTAAAGGGTACACTGAAATCATGACACCTTATCTTGTCAATCAAGCTTCGATGAAAGGTACAGGGCAGCTCCCGAAATTTGAAGAAGACGCTTTTAAATGTGCCAATGACGATTTATATCTGATTCCTACAGCAGAAGTTCCCGTTACCAACATTTACAGAGACAATGTTCTGGAAGAGTCCGCACTTCCGAAAAAATACGTTTCTTATTCAGCATGTTTTAGAAGAGAAGCCGGTTCATATGGAAAAGACACCAAAGGCCTTATAAGAAATCATCAGTTTAATAAAGTTGAATTAGTAAAATTCGTAAAGCCCGAAAATTCCATGGACGAACTGGAATCTCTTGTCATTGACGCCGGAAACGTTTTGGAACTTATAGGACTTCCTTACAGAGTGTCACTGTTATGCACCGGTGATACGGGGTTTGCTTCGTCGAAAACTTATGATTTGGAAGTATGGCTTGCCGGTGACGCCGAATACAGAGAAATTTCTTCATGCTCAAATTTTAAAGATTTTCAGGCGAGAAGAATGAATATAAAAATAAAATACAAAGAAGGGAAGAAAAGGGATTTCCTGCACACATTAAATGGTTCCGGCGTAGCTGTAGGAAGGACTTTTGCCGCCATTCTTGAAAATTTTCAACAGGAAGATGGTTCAGTAATAATTCCGGAAGTTTTAAGAAAGTATACGGGCTTTGACATTATAAAACCAAAATAA
- a CDS encoding RtcB family protein — MEIKKINNFKWKIEKSGNMRVPAYLYGTMEIVESAGKEKALKQVVNVACLPGIVEGSFAMPDIHWGYGFPIGGVAAFSVEDGIISPGGIGYDINCGVRLLSTNLKISSFESKIYDIAEKIFKKVPSGIGSCGAIKIRKKDLKEISEKGSRWALENGFALEDDLDKTEENGCMKSACSENVSSRAFERGLAQVGTLGAGNHFIEIQKVEEVFDRKIAEVLTIEKDSIAIMIHTGSRGFGYQICDDNIGLMQKAVIKYGIEVPDRQLCCAPINSQEGKTYFSAMACGANYAWVNRQMITYFIRQAFKEAGFCADDVKNVYDIAHNIGKIEKHKGRKVMLHRKGATRAFAAGSTQIPKAYVSYGQPVIVPGTMGTASYILCGTQKAMDETFGSVCHGAGRLMSRSTALESTNGKELKNYLENRGIKVFMNSYKTLAEETPNAYKNIDEVITSCEGAGIANKVAKLVPLAVIKG, encoded by the coding sequence ATGGAAATAAAAAAAATTAACAATTTCAAATGGAAAATAGAGAAGAGCGGCAATATGCGCGTTCCCGCCTATCTATACGGAACGATGGAAATCGTTGAATCCGCCGGTAAAGAAAAGGCTTTGAAACAAGTAGTAAACGTCGCCTGCCTTCCCGGCATTGTCGAAGGATCTTTCGCTATGCCTGATATTCACTGGGGATATGGTTTTCCTATAGGCGGAGTCGCGGCTTTTTCCGTTGAAGATGGAATAATTTCTCCGGGGGGGATAGGTTACGATATTAACTGCGGTGTAAGACTTCTTTCGACAAATTTAAAAATAAGTTCGTTCGAAAGTAAAATTTATGACATTGCCGAAAAAATTTTTAAAAAAGTACCATCCGGGATAGGCTCTTGCGGAGCAATAAAAATAAGAAAAAAAGATTTAAAAGAAATTTCTGAAAAGGGAAGCCGTTGGGCACTAGAAAACGGTTTTGCTTTGGAAGACGATTTGGATAAAACCGAAGAAAACGGCTGCATGAAAAGTGCCTGTTCGGAAAATGTCAGCAGTCGCGCTTTTGAAAGAGGCTTGGCGCAGGTCGGCACACTTGGCGCGGGCAATCACTTTATAGAAATTCAAAAAGTTGAAGAAGTGTTTGACCGCAAAATTGCTGAAGTTCTCACAATAGAAAAAGATTCCATTGCAATAATGATTCACACCGGGTCTCGTGGATTCGGTTATCAGATCTGCGATGATAACATAGGGCTTATGCAAAAAGCCGTAATAAAATACGGTATAGAAGTACCCGACAGACAGCTTTGCTGCGCTCCAATTAATTCTCAGGAGGGAAAAACATATTTTTCCGCCATGGCGTGCGGCGCAAATTATGCATGGGTAAATAGACAGATGATAACTTATTTTATAAGGCAGGCTTTTAAAGAAGCTGGTTTCTGTGCCGACGATGTAAAAAATGTTTATGACATTGCACACAATATAGGAAAAATCGAAAAACATAAAGGCAGAAAAGTTATGCTTCACAGAAAAGGAGCCACCAGAGCGTTTGCCGCGGGCAGCACGCAAATACCGAAAGCCTATGTTTCTTACGGTCAGCCTGTGATAGTACCGGGAACAATGGGAACAGCATCTTATATTCTTTGCGGAACGCAGAAAGCTATGGACGAAACGTTCGGTTCAGTTTGTCACGGAGCCGGAAGATTAATGAGCAGAAGCACGGCGTTAGAATCCACTAACGGCAAAGAATTAAAAAATTATCTGGAAAACAGAGGCATAAAAGTTTTTATGAATTCCTATAAAACTTTAGCTGAAGAAACGCCGAACGCGTACAAAAATATTGACGAAGTCATTACTTCGTGTGAGGGCGCGGGAATAGCAAATAAAGTAGCAAAACTTGTTCCTTTGGCGGTTATCAAAGGCTGA
- a CDS encoding FIST C-terminal domain-containing protein: protein MIKTLTSYTSEIDSHEIATAEILKQLNIEKNLLKHSVGILNCHSEFVDSGIVEAICKELPFDVIGTTTLGNAVAGGLSQMQLSVTLLTSDDIIFSSAVTDPLKHDNYKDILGVAYNKAAEKLSGKPSLMLVFAPLLFDLAGDYIVESLDFISGGIPMFGTLAVDHTIDYSTAATIYNGKTNKNRLSLILMHGDINPIFSIASVAEEKILGQKAIVTESEGNILKGVNGMSVIKYLQSIGLAPNGKIEGLNAIPFIIDFNDGTKTVTRAIFAITPEGHAVCGGVIPVNATLGIGYIDHDDVLSTTKYIISKILEQKRHDGLFIFSCLVRNLVLGFDVFAEMQEVHDGIKEEIPFFMSYSGGEICPVCDEEGRLVNRFHNDTIVTCLI, encoded by the coding sequence ATGATCAAAACTCTGACGTCGTATACCTCAGAAATAGACAGTCATGAAATCGCAACGGCCGAAATACTCAAACAGCTTAACATCGAAAAAAATCTGTTAAAGCATTCTGTTGGCATATTAAACTGCCATTCCGAGTTTGTCGACTCTGGAATAGTCGAAGCAATATGCAAAGAACTGCCTTTTGACGTAATAGGCACTACTACTTTGGGTAATGCGGTTGCGGGAGGACTATCGCAGATGCAGTTGAGCGTTACCTTGCTTACAAGCGATGATATTATTTTTTCAAGCGCGGTAACCGACCCCTTAAAACATGATAATTACAAAGATATTTTAGGTGTGGCCTATAACAAAGCAGCCGAAAAACTGTCCGGAAAGCCGTCTTTAATGCTTGTATTTGCCCCGCTTTTATTTGATCTTGCCGGAGATTATATAGTAGAATCTCTCGATTTCATTTCGGGAGGAATTCCCATGTTCGGCACGCTGGCGGTAGACCATACGATAGATTACAGTACCGCGGCCACGATTTATAACGGCAAAACGAATAAAAACAGGCTTTCATTAATTCTTATGCACGGCGATATAAATCCGATTTTTTCGATAGCATCAGTTGCCGAAGAGAAAATACTCGGCCAAAAAGCCATTGTAACCGAATCTGAAGGAAATATTCTCAAAGGCGTCAACGGCATGTCAGTTATAAAATATTTACAGTCCATAGGGCTTGCTCCTAATGGTAAAATCGAAGGATTAAATGCCATACCTTTTATTATAGATTTTAACGACGGAACAAAAACGGTTACAAGGGCAATTTTTGCAATAACGCCTGAAGGACATGCGGTATGTGGTGGTGTAATACCGGTAAATGCGACTTTAGGAATAGGGTATATAGACCACGATGATGTCTTATCGACTACGAAATATATCATAAGCAAAATTCTTGAACAAAAAAGACACGACGGACTGTTTATCTTTTCCTGTCTGGTGCGAAACCTCGTGCTGGGTTTTGATGTATTTGCGGAAATGCAGGAAGTGCATGATGGCATAAAAGAAGAAATCCCTTTTTTCATGAGTTATTCGGGCGGAGAAATTTGTCCAGTATGCGATGAAGAGGGAAGACTTGTAAATCGTTTTCATAATGATACCATCGTAACCTGTCTGATATAA
- a CDS encoding response regulator — translation MPEDITKMEAELESLRIENKKINRQLSNMQSIFDRNKLIIGAQANMRAVIAVNKSKQEKYLQLLLSNAPDIIMLFDQHGRFAYCTDAFLNEANILNFGLINGRTYREVFSRFADEKFIKKIEDAFKLIEKEKRIVSIDALVDFCNCGKPGNYSIQLASMRDENGKTSGTLALFHNLTELLNAKAQAEHANSAKSDFLATVSHEIRTPLNAIIGIAHIMKNSNLDDKQREHMRHIQNSSHMLLNLINDILDFSKIEAGKFELVNEYFYLGQLLNRTESIFKVMFAQKNLNFICRFDDALPKVVFGDEKRITQILTNLLNNSYKYTNEGHVIFSAYLCAATKDICFEIEDTGIGIKKEDMPRLFKAFEQFDKVKNKKNIGTGLGLAITKTLVELMEGSIRIQSEYSIGSHFSVRIHLPFGTESDMKNEQSTVHKFTAQNAKVLLVDDIEINLMVAKAILKGYAIVPDTALNGKEALDMIQSKDYDLVLMDHMMPEMDGVEAALKIRELGGKYKTLPVIALTANAVNGAENMFLVNGFNGFLSKPMDTQALAASLLKWLPAALIKEETL, via the coding sequence ATGCCCGAAGACATTACAAAAATGGAAGCAGAACTTGAAAGTTTGCGGATCGAAAATAAAAAAATTAACCGTCAGTTGTCAAACATGCAGAGCATTTTTGATCGCAATAAATTAATTATCGGCGCTCAAGCAAATATGAGAGCGGTCATTGCCGTCAACAAATCAAAACAGGAAAAATATCTCCAGCTGCTTCTTTCAAATGCGCCGGATATTATAATGCTTTTTGACCAGCACGGAAGATTCGCTTACTGCACGGATGCTTTTTTAAACGAGGCAAACATTCTTAACTTCGGATTAATTAATGGAAGAACTTATCGAGAAGTGTTTTCCCGTTTTGCCGATGAAAAATTTATAAAAAAAATAGAAGACGCTTTCAAGCTTATCGAAAAAGAAAAACGCATCGTGTCAATTGATGCACTTGTCGATTTCTGCAACTGCGGAAAACCCGGAAACTATTCAATACAGCTCGCTTCTATGAGGGACGAAAATGGAAAAACAAGCGGTACGCTTGCTTTGTTTCACAACTTAACCGAGCTTCTAAACGCCAAAGCGCAGGCCGAACACGCCAACAGCGCAAAATCCGATTTTCTTGCAACTGTGTCGCATGAAATACGTACTCCATTAAACGCTATTATAGGCATTGCCCATATAATGAAGAATTCAAATCTTGATGATAAACAACGGGAACATATGCGACATATTCAAAACTCGTCGCATATGCTTTTAAACCTCATAAATGATATTCTGGATTTTTCGAAGATCGAAGCAGGCAAATTTGAACTCGTAAACGAATATTTTTATCTAGGACAGCTCTTAAACCGTACGGAGTCCATTTTTAAAGTTATGTTTGCACAGAAAAATCTTAATTTCATATGCCGTTTTGACGATGCTCTTCCCAAAGTCGTTTTTGGTGACGAAAAGAGAATTACGCAGATACTGACAAATCTACTTAATAACTCGTATAAATACACAAATGAAGGACATGTGATTTTTTCCGCATATTTGTGTGCAGCCACAAAAGATATATGTTTTGAAATTGAAGATACGGGTATAGGAATAAAAAAGGAAGATATGCCGCGGCTCTTTAAAGCTTTTGAGCAGTTCGATAAAGTAAAAAATAAGAAGAACATCGGTACGGGACTCGGGCTTGCGATTACAAAGACTCTTGTAGAACTTATGGAAGGTTCAATAAGAATTCAAAGTGAATACAGCATAGGGTCGCATTTTTCCGTAAGAATACATCTTCCTTTCGGTACCGAATCCGATATGAAAAATGAACAGTCCACTGTTCATAAATTTACGGCTCAGAACGCAAAAGTGCTGCTTGTTGATGATATAGAAATTAATCTTATGGTGGCGAAGGCAATACTTAAAGGATATGCAATAGTTCCCGATACGGCTTTAAATGGTAAAGAAGCTTTAGATATGATACAAAGTAAAGATTACGATTTAGTATTGATGGATCATATGATGCCAGAAATGGACGGTGTGGAAGCGGCCTTAAAAATACGAGAGCTAGGCGGCAAATATAAAACGCTTCCTGTTATAGCGCTGACAGCAAACGCAGTTAACGGTGCGGAAAATATGTTTTTGGTAAATGGTTTTAATGGATTTTTATCAAAACCGATGGACACGCAGGCTCTTGCCGCTTCTCTTCTGAAATGGCTCCCCGCAGCGCTTATAAAAGAAGAAACTCTATAA